A genomic window from Coleofasciculus chthonoplastes PCC 7420 includes:
- a CDS encoding choice-of-anchor L family PEP-CTERM protein, which yields MGLLPIKTTTTTIATTALLSLWGLPAMAFTITPGGNAQDLLDVLLGDTTGLSNFGLTVYDDLGRTNDQAFGDFSDDPFGLGEGIVLSTGKVDELPGLNTEDGGRVPDFQDPKADLSCDFKVTDLECFDKTVDDPSEAGTAGDFLTLELSFDADSTVDKVFFEYVFGSEEFVEFGGQGYNDSFEMFLNEESLALLSDGQFVTIDNLVPKPTDETLYHPDFIYNPKDSSVNTRLDGYTKKLTFEGQLIKNARNTIEIKVADHGDGQLSSAVFVKGKSLGTKPLQINPQPNDDPSDEPQSPSDDPVTDPGTDPGTLFPPDDPEPQSVPEPSGLLGLLGVATLGVRTMIRRKQKAHLQEH from the coding sequence ATGGGGCTTCTACCAATCAAGACGACAACGACCACTATTGCAACAACGGCTCTTCTGAGCTTGTGGGGACTGCCCGCGATGGCATTTACAATTACGCCCGGTGGCAATGCTCAAGATTTACTTGATGTGTTGTTAGGGGATACGACTGGACTGAGTAATTTCGGTTTGACGGTTTACGATGATTTGGGGAGAACCAATGATCAAGCTTTTGGTGATTTCAGCGACGATCCCTTTGGTCTGGGTGAGGGCATCGTTTTAAGTACGGGTAAAGTTGACGAGCTACCCGGACTCAATACGGAAGATGGAGGAAGAGTTCCTGACTTTCAAGATCCTAAGGCGGACTTAAGCTGTGATTTTAAAGTGACGGACTTGGAGTGTTTCGATAAGACGGTTGACGACCCGAGTGAGGCAGGAACAGCTGGAGACTTCTTGACTCTAGAGTTGAGCTTTGATGCTGATAGCACAGTAGACAAAGTATTCTTTGAATACGTCTTTGGCTCAGAAGAGTTTGTTGAGTTTGGCGGTCAGGGATACAACGACTCCTTTGAAATGTTTCTGAATGAAGAGTCCTTGGCTCTGTTAAGCGATGGTCAGTTCGTAACGATTGATAATCTCGTCCCTAAGCCGACAGACGAAACGTTGTACCACCCTGACTTTATCTATAATCCTAAAGACTCGAGTGTGAATACAAGGCTGGATGGGTATACCAAAAAGTTGACCTTTGAGGGTCAGCTCATAAAAAATGCCAGAAATACGATCGAGATTAAAGTCGCCGATCACGGTGATGGTCAACTGAGTTCGGCTGTCTTCGTCAAAGGCAAGTCTCTCGGAACAAAACCATTACAAATAAATCCTCAACCCAATGATGATCCGTCTGATGAACCCCAATCCCCCTCAGACGACCCTGTAACTGATCCAGGAACCGATCCTGGAACTTTATTTCCCCCAGATGACCCAGAACCCCAGAGTGTGCCCGAACCATCCGGCTTACTCGGATTGCTGGGAGTGGCAACTTTAGGGGTTCGGACAATGATTAGACGCAAACAGAAAGCTCACTTACAAGAACACTGA